Genomic segment of Bacteroides stercoris ATCC 43183:
CGGCTGGAAGCAAAAAAGATACGATCCGCTGTCAAAGACCATACCGACAAAACTGTTCAACGCTACGGCACGCAAGGTTTCCGGCATAAAGAACCTGCACGATTTCAATTGCGGCCTGAAAGCCTATCGCAAAGATGTTATAAAAAACATAGAAGTGTACGGCGAAATGCATCGCTATATCCCCTACCTGGCAAAGAATGCCGGTTTCAAGAAGATTGGCGAGAAAGTCGTACGCCATCAGGCACGGAAATTTGGCAAGACAAAATTCGGCGGGTGGAATCGTTTCTTCAACGGATACCTGGACTTGATATCCCTCTGGTTCCTTTCCACCTTCGGCATCAAGCCTATGCACTTCTTTGGCATATTGGGTTCGCTGATGTTCTTCGTCGGATTCGTTGCCGTCATTATTGTCGGCGCCAGCAAGCTGTATTACATGAATCAAGGGATGCCCTACCGCCTTGTGACAGATTCTCCCTATTTCTACCTGTCACTGACATCCATGATTATCGGCACGCAGTTATTTGTGGCAGGTTTTCTCGGAGAGCTGATATCCCGCAATGCACCAGAACGCAATAAGTACCAAATTGAGAAAATGATTTAACCATGAAAACATTAGTCAGATTTATAATGTTCGGGGCTGTTCTTTTCCCTGTTTTCAGTATAGTAATATCCTGTTCGGAAGAAGCGGACTGTTCAATGACAACGCGAACCATGATGCAATGTTACCTATATACATTGGATCCTGACACCAAAGTGGTATCCAATGATACCTTAGACTCTTTAACGGTTACTGCCTTTGGCACGGATTCCGTCATCATCAACAATCAAAAAAAAGTGCACGATCTCTCGTTGCCACTGAGATATACCGCCGACTCCACCGTACTCGTGTTTCATTACAGCAAGACATTGACAGATACGCTTGTTATTCACCAAACCAACACACCTTACTTCTTGTCAATGGATTGCGGTTATCAAATGAAACAAGCCATAACAGATGTCCGATACAGTCGCCACAGTCTTGATTCTATTCGCGTTGCAAATAAAGAAGCCGGAATTTATGGAGCAGAAAATCTTAAACTATTCTATTAGTCTGGCGTTCTGTTTGCTGCTGTCTCTTCCATTACAGGCACAAAACAGTGACATTTCCGCCCCGCCGGCAAACACTCCGCCCAAAAAGGAGAAAAAAGAGGCCAAAGAGGAAGTGCACTATCCGCTGTACAATGGTATTTCTGTCAGTGTAGATTTATGGGGACCCGGAAGCAAACTGTTCGGGAGTGACTTTTTCAGCAGTGAGGTAGCCGTCGATGTCAATCTTAAAAATCGCTTTTTCCCGATTGTAGAATTAGGATATGGCAATACTGATACTTGGAGCGACAAAGGAATACATTATAAAACCGGTGCTCCCTATTTCCGTATCGGTATGGACTATAATGCGCTTTATAACAAAAAGCACGGACATATGATACTCGTTGGCCTGCGCTATGCGGCAACGAGCTTTAAATATGATGTAGAAGCGTTAGGCATCAACGACCCTGAATACGGGGGAAGTTTGGGTAATCCGAATTTGATAGACGGCATTTGGGGAAACAGCCTGCCTTTTAATTATAAAGGAATGAAAGGCTCGATGCAATGGGCCGAATTTTGTGTCGGTATACGGGCGCATGTATGGAAAGACCTGTATATGGGTTGGGCGTTACGTTTCAAATTCCGTATGAGTTCTTCCGTTGCCGAGCATGGTGATCCATGGTACGTACCGGGCTACGGAAAGTACAATGGAAACACAACTGGGGTTACCTATACAATAACTTATAAACTACCATTCTAAGAGATAATGACAGGATTAGAAATCTGGTTGCTTGCCATAGGACTTGCTATGGACTGTTTCGCTGTATCCATAGCCAGCGGCATTATATTAAAACGTGTTCAATTGCGCCCGATGCTGATAATGGCATTGGCTTTCGGCTTTTTTCAGGCACTCATGCCATTGCTTGGCTGGATAGGCGCCAGTTTTTTCAGCCATCTCATTGAAAGTATAGACCATTGGATAGCTTTTGCCATTTTAGCTTTTCTGGGTGGACGTATGATTATGGAATCTTTCAAGGATGAAGATTGCCGGCACGAGTTCGATCCTACCAAGCTGAAAGTAGTAGCGGCATTGGCGGTAGCCACCAGCATCGATGCCTTGGCGGTAGGTGTTTCGTTCGCTTTTCTGGGAGTTTGCAACTTTGCATCCATTCTGTCCCCTATCAGCATCATAGGATTTGTGTCGTTTGCCTTATCACTAGCAGGATTGATGTTCGGCATCCGGTGCGGATGCGGCATCGCCCGCAAGCTGCGTTCCGAACTGTGGGGCGGCATTATCCTCATCGTTATCGGAACGAAGATATTGATAGAGCACTTGTTCTTTTAAATGAAGAGTGAAAAACGAAGAAACGGCAGGCTGTCCGATAAAAGGCAGTCTGATAGAAGGATAAAAAAAGAAGATCGCTTAATTTATTTATACAGCATCATACATTCATTATGGAGAAGAAAGCACAACGTAATTTTTTATGGGTTGCCCTGCTTGCCCTCGGCACTATCGGAATACTTGCACGCCACAACCGCGCTGTTCCTTATCAAACTGTCAGCGGACTGATATTCGGAACGGTCTATAACATAACCTATCAGTACGACAGCAATTTGAAAGCCGAGATAGAAGCTGAGCTTAAACGGTTTGACGGTTCTCTATCTCCGTTTAACGATACGGCAACGATTACGCGCATCAACCGGAACGAAGAAATCATTCCCGATACTTTCTTCACCAACGTATTCCGCCGCAGCATGGAAATCTCCCGGGAGACCCAAGGTGCTTTTGACATTACGGTAGCCCCGCTTGCCAACGCATGGGGATTCGGATTTAAGAAAGGCGCATTTCCCGACTCTGCTATGATAGACAGCTTGCTGGACATCACAGGCTACCCGAAAGTATCGTTATCCGCCGACGGAAAAGTTATCAAACAGGATTCCCGCATCATGCTTTCGTGCAGCGCCGTAGCCAAAGGCTATGCAGTAGATGTCATTGCACAATTGCTGGAAAAGAAAGGCATCGGCAATTTCATGGTAGATATAGGCGGAGAAGTGGTGGTGCGCGGAGAAAACCCGAAAAAAAGTTTATGGCGCATCGGAATCAACAAGCCGATAGACGACTCGCTCGCCGTAAACCAAGAATTGCAGACCATACTGCAAGTTACCGATGTGGGCATAGCCACTTCGGGAAATTACCGAAACTATTACTACAAAGACGGCAAAAAATATGCCCATACTATAGACCCGCGCACAGGCTATCCGGTGCAGCACAGTATCCTGTCGGCCACAGTGATTGCCTGCGACTGCATGAGTGCAGATGCCTATGCCACTGCTTTCATGGTCATGGGCCTGGAAGAAGCCGAACGCTTTGCCGATTCACACCCCGACCTCGACGCATGCTTCATATATGCGGACGAAAAAGGGGAACTCCGGATGTTCTACACGAAAGGAATGGATAAATATATGACGGTAAAATAGCGATTCGTCCCGGTTTTCATCCTCCGCGAAGTTTTATTTTGAAAAACATCTGTCACGCTATCACAAAAATAAGATAATAAGCTATCATACAATAGACTATAGCGTGACAGATAAGTATGACAGATAAAAATCCTTACAAGTAGCAGTCACACGTTGTGTCGTCCTGTATCGTCCAGATTTCGGCTGAGCAGTTCAACAGCTCCGAAATGAGAGAAAGTACACCTACTTGTTTATTCAACAGCCAAACAATAGCCAACGCATTAGTTATCAGCATAAAACTTTTAGTTCAGGCGGCAAAAACAAAAAGTTTCCCCTGATAAAGCTACCGGTTCCAACCGTTAGACATCACATTCATCCTATTTATAAAAGACAAAATATACCGCCAGTACCAGACAAACGAAAGCTGCAAAATGATTCCAATGCAGAGATTCTCCTTTAAACAGTACGGTAGTGAATATTGTAAAGATGATAAGCGTCACTACTTCCTGGATAACCTTAAGCTGCATCAACGAAAAAGGACCGCCATTGCCTATGAACCCGATGCGATTGGCAGGAATCTGAAATGAATACTCCGCCAACGCTATCATCCACGAGAACAAAATAACGGCATAGAGAGGCCAGTTGGAGATAACTTTCATCTCCTGCAACTTCAAATGCCCGTACCAGGCAAACGTCATGAAGACATTGGATACAATTAAAAGTAAAATGGTGTAAAAAGCTTTCATATAATGATTAGTGATTAGAAATTGCTTGTCAACGGCTTGTCCCGCCTTCATTCTTCCGGGGCAGCAACTCTTCCTGCACATTGCTCATGCTCCCCCACAAACTGTACCGGGCTTCGGGATTCATCTCTTCCAGACGATGCAGGATACCTTTCATCACGCTCCGGCTCGACTGCGACTCGTAAGGACAATTCTTCACCTGCTTCCGATAGTTTCTTATCGCCGCCAATTCCGCCAAATCTGATTCGTGCACAAGACACATCGGGCGGATAATCGTCATGTCGAACTTCTTCATTACCAGCCGCGGCGGCATCGAACCGAACGCCCCCTGATACGTAATATTCATCAGCAACGTTTCCAGAATATCATCCATGTGATGCCCCAAGGCTATTTTGTTACACCCCTGTTCCTTTGCCACAGTGAACAAAGCCTTGCGCCGGTTCCACGAACACAGGAAACAAGGAGACTTGCGGGTATCCGTACTCGCATCGAACTCCGTTTCGTACAGCACGAAAGGCACTCCCTGCGACTCCGCATAGCTTCTGAGGTAATCCGTATCGCTCTGATAAGAGATATTTCTCATTACCACATGGGCAGCAACCACCGAAAACCGTGGCTTCAGAATCCGGGAACGACGCGCCAACAGTTCCACCAACGCCAAAGAGTCCTTGCCGCCGGAAAGCCCGATAAGGATTTTATCGCCCTCTTCTATCAGTCCGTACTCCACCACTCCTTTGGCAAAGCGTTTCTCTATACGCCGTAATGTCTTCTCTTCCTCTGTAAATAGTGCCATAAAAATCAGTTGAAAATTGGCTGCAAAAGTAACTGAAAAGAATCATTTAAAGAAGAATTAACATAATAGAATTACGGAAAAGAGCTTTATTCCGGATTAATTCGTATTTTTGAACTCATTAAAAAAGATTTTTTAGTATGAAGAATAAATATATATTGCTTTTCTTGTTTGGTTTCTTTGGAATACATGCTTCAGCACAAACCCTTGCCCAAGCAAAAATACTCTATGAAAAAGGACAATACGAACAGGCAAAGCCCGTTTTTAAGAAATTTGTAAAATCACAACCTAATAACGGGAATTATAATTTGTGGTATGGCGTATGTTGTCTGAATACGGGAGAAGCGGAAGAAGCTATAAAGTATCTGGAAACAGCCGTAAAACGCCGGGTCACCAGCGGACAACTTTATTTGGCACAGGCTTATAATGCCATTTACCGATTTGAAGATGCCGTCGGCACTTACGAAGACTATATTGCAGAACTGACAAAAAGAAGACGTTCGACCGCTGAAGCCGAAAAACTTCTGGAAAAGAGCAAAGCCAACCTCCGTCTGCTGAAAGGCGTAGAAGAAGTGTGCTTCATCGACAGTTTTGTCGTAGCCAAGAAAGATTTTCTCGAAGCGTACAAAATCAGTCCTGAATCCGGGAAATTGTTCATGTACGATACCTACTTTGAAAATTCCAATAGCAAAGGTGGCACTGTATATGAAACGGAGTTAGGGAATAAAATCTATTATAGCGAGTTACAGAAAGACAGTACGCTCAACATCTTATCGCGCAATAAAATGATGGACGAATGGGGCAAAGGCAATATGCTCCCCGGCAGTATCAACGAGTCCATGAATGCCAGTTATCCATACGTATTGGCTGATGGCATCACTATCTATTATGCAGCAGACGGTCCTGCATCAATGGGTGGGTACGATATTTTTGTAACACGCTACAATACAAACACAGACACTTATCTGACCCCGGAAAATGTAGGCATGCCTTTCAATTCGCCTTATAATGATTATATGTACGTTATAGACGAATTCAACAACCTCGGCTGGTTTGCATCAGATCGTTATCAGCCGGAAGGCAAAGTATGTGTATATGTATTCATTCCTGCCTCATCCAAACAAGTATACAACTATGAAAGCATGGATAAAAACAAACTGATAAAGCTTGCCCAACTCCATTCCATCAGAGATACCTGGACGAATGAAAGCCTGGTAGCCGATGCAAGGAAACGCCTGCAGGAAACGATGCAGGAAAAAACGGAAATAAAGAAACGGCACGAATTTGAGTTTGTAATTGATGACAGGAATATCTATCATTATGCTGCCGATTTCCGCTCTCCGCAAGCAAAAGCGCAATTCAGGAACTATCTCCAACTGAAAGAAAGCTATAACCAGCAACAAAATAAACTGGAAAATATACGCATCCAATATTCGCGTGCCAACCAGAACGAAAGAAACAAAATGGCTCCGGCTATACTCGATTTGGAAAAACGAGTGCTACAGTTGGCAAACGAAGTAGACCGTACTGCTATCCAAGTGCGGAAATTAGAAAAGCAAACCATTAAATAGAACAGTTATGGACATATTCATCATCGCAATTTTAATCGTTGCAGCAGTTATACTGTTCCTCGTAGAGCTATTCATCATACCAGGCATCAGCATTGCCGGACTTTTGGCAGGCGGTTGCATCATTTATGCCAACTACTACGCTTTTGCCAATTTAGGAGCAACAGCCGGATTCATCACACTTGCCATATCCATCATCACCTGCGTTGGTTCATTAGTGTGGTTCATGCGTTCCAAAACCCTGGATAAGATAGCTTTGAAGAAAAACATCACTTCAAAAGTAGACCGTAGTGCCGAAGAGAAAGTAAAAATTGGCGATACCGGCATTACCACTACCCGTCTTGCCCTCATTGGGTATGCCGAAATAAATGGTGATATTGTAGAAGTAAAATCCACAGACGGTTTTCTGAATGAGAAAACTCCCATTATAGTAAACCGCATTACAGACGGAGTGATACTTGTGGAGAAAAACAAACCGTAAATTGCAAATCATTAAATAAGTAATCATTAATAACTAAAATCATGGATCCAAGCACAATGTATCTCACTGCCTTCACTATCATAGGCGGTATCATTTTCCTGGTACTATTTTTCCACTATGTACCGTTTTTCCTATGGCTGTCTGCCAAAGTCTCAGGAGTCAACATATCACTGGTTCAACTGTTTCTGATGCGTATTCGTAACGTGCCGCCCTATATTATTGTGCCTGGCCTGATTGAAGCACATAAAGCCGGCTTGAGCAACATCACCCGCGATGAACTGGAGGCACACTATCTGGCGGGCGGACACGTTGAGAAAGTAGTGCATGCTTTGGTATCCGCTTCGAAAGCCAACATTGAATTGCCTTTTCAAATGGCCACTGCCATTGACCTTGCCGGACGTGATGTGTTTGAGGCAGTCCAAATGTCAGTAAACCCAAAGGTGATTGATACCCCGCCCGTCACAGCCGTGGCAAAAGACGGTATCCAGTTGATTGCCAAAGCCCGTGTAACCGTACGTGCCAATATCCGCCAGTTGGTAGGTGGTGCCGGAGAAGATACAATCCTTGCCCGTGTAGGCGAAGGTATCGTATCGTCTATCGGTTCTTCCGAAAACCATAAATCGGTTTTGGAAAATCCCGACTCCATTTCCAAATTAGTGCTTCGCAAAGGATTGGATGCCGGTACGGCTTTTGAGATCCTGTCTATTGATATTGCCGACATCGACATAGGCAAGAACATCGGTGCAGCTTTACAGATAGACCAAGCAAATGCGGACAAAAATATCGCTCAAGCAAAAGCCGAAGAGCGCCGTGCCATGGCCGTTGCCAGCGAGCAGGAAATGAAAGCCAAAGCACAGGAAGCACGCGCTAAAGTTATCGAAGCCGAAGCTGAAGTGCCTAAGGCTATGGCAGAAGCTTTCCGCAGCGGCAATCTGGGCATAATGGATTATTACCGGATGAAAAACATCGAGGCCGACACTTCGATGCGCGAGAACATTGCCAAACCGGTAACCGGTACATCCAACCAGCCATTGAGCAAATAAACCGGTAAAGTTACCTATATAAACGAACTTATAATACCTCGTAACATGAAAAAGTATTTTGCATCTTCCGAACTTATTATCAACGAAGACGGTTCCGTGTTCCATTTACACGTAAAGCCTGAATGGCTGGCAGATAAAGTAATCCTCGTAGGTGACCCCGGCCGGGTAGCATTGGTTGCTTCACATTTCGAGAATAAAGAATGTGAAGTGGAGAGCCGCGAATTCAAGACAATTACAGGTACTTATAAAGGTAAACGAATCACCGTTGTTTCCACTGGTATCGGTTGCGATAACATTGATATTGTTATGAACGAATTGGACGCACTCGCTAACATCGACTTCCAGACGAGAGAGGAAAAGCCCCAACTGCGTCAATTGGAACTGGTCCGTATCGGTACGTGTGGCGGTTTGCAACCTTACACGCCCGTAGGAACTTTTATATGTTCTGCCAAATCCATTGGTTTCGACGGCCTGCTGAACTTCTATGCCGGACGTAATGCAGTTTGCGACCTGCCCTTTGAACGCGCTTTCCTCAACCACATGGGATGGTCGGGAAACATGTGTGCTCCCGCCCCTTACGTAATTGATGCCAATGCCGAATTGATAGACCGTATAGCGGGAGATGATATGGTACGAGGCGTCACCATCGCTGCCGGCGGTTTCTTCGGTCCGCAAGGACGTGAACTGCGTGTTCCCCTGGAAGACCCGCATCAGAACGAAAAAATCGAGCAATTCGAATACAACGGTTATAAGATTACCAATTTCGAAATGGAAAGTTCCGCACTGGCCGGCCTCAGTCGTTTGATGGGGCATAAAGCCATGACTGTCTGCATGGTAATTGCCAACCGATTAATTAAAGAAGCCAACACCGGATATAAAAATACAATTGACCATCTTATTCTTAAAGTACTCGAACGTATTTAAATATCTTATCGGATATAAAATC
This window contains:
- a CDS encoding tetratricopeptide repeat protein; translation: MKNKYILLFLFGFFGIHASAQTLAQAKILYEKGQYEQAKPVFKKFVKSQPNNGNYNLWYGVCCLNTGEAEEAIKYLETAVKRRVTSGQLYLAQAYNAIYRFEDAVGTYEDYIAELTKRRRSTAEAEKLLEKSKANLRLLKGVEEVCFIDSFVVAKKDFLEAYKISPESGKLFMYDTYFENSNSKGGTVYETELGNKIYYSELQKDSTLNILSRNKMMDEWGKGNMLPGSINESMNASYPYVLADGITIYYAADGPASMGGYDIFVTRYNTNTDTYLTPENVGMPFNSPYNDYMYVIDEFNNLGWFASDRYQPEGKVCVYVFIPASSKQVYNYESMDKNKLIKLAQLHSIRDTWTNESLVADARKRLQETMQEKTEIKKRHEFEFVIDDRNIYHYAADFRSPQAKAQFRNYLQLKESYNQQQNKLENIRIQYSRANQNERNKMAPAILDLEKRVLQLANEVDRTAIQVRKLEKQTIK
- a CDS encoding ATP-binding protein, whose protein sequence is MALFTEEEKTLRRIEKRFAKGVVEYGLIEEGDKILIGLSGGKDSLALVELLARRSRILKPRFSVVAAHVVMRNISYQSDTDYLRSYAESQGVPFVLYETEFDASTDTRKSPCFLCSWNRRKALFTVAKEQGCNKIALGHHMDDILETLLMNITYQGAFGSMPPRLVMKKFDMTIIRPMCLVHESDLAELAAIRNYRKQVKNCPYESQSSRSVMKGILHRLEEMNPEARYSLWGSMSNVQEELLPRKNEGGTSR
- a CDS encoding NfeD family protein, which translates into the protein MDIFIIAILIVAAVILFLVELFIIPGISIAGLLAGGCIIYANYYAFANLGATAGFITLAISIITCVGSLVWFMRSKTLDKIALKKNITSKVDRSAEEKVKIGDTGITTTRLALIGYAEINGDIVEVKSTDGFLNEKTPIIVNRITDGVILVEKNKP
- a CDS encoding manganese efflux pump MntP family protein; this translates as MTGLEIWLLAIGLAMDCFAVSIASGIILKRVQLRPMLIMALAFGFFQALMPLLGWIGASFFSHLIESIDHWIAFAILAFLGGRMIMESFKDEDCRHEFDPTKLKVVAALAVATSIDALAVGVSFAFLGVCNFASILSPISIIGFVSFALSLAGLMFGIRCGCGIARKLRSELWGGIILIVIGTKILIEHLFF
- a CDS encoding nucleoside phosphorylase, which gives rise to MKKYFASSELIINEDGSVFHLHVKPEWLADKVILVGDPGRVALVASHFENKECEVESREFKTITGTYKGKRITVVSTGIGCDNIDIVMNELDALANIDFQTREEKPQLRQLELVRIGTCGGLQPYTPVGTFICSAKSIGFDGLLNFYAGRNAVCDLPFERAFLNHMGWSGNMCAPAPYVIDANAELIDRIAGDDMVRGVTIAAGGFFGPQGRELRVPLEDPHQNEKIEQFEYNGYKITNFEMESSALAGLSRLMGHKAMTVCMVIANRLIKEANTGYKNTIDHLILKVLERI
- a CDS encoding glycosyltransferase family 2 protein; the encoded protein is MDISVVVPLYNEEESLPELFAWIERVMKAHDFSYEVIFVNDGSTDRSWQIIEQLQTKSDKVRGIKFRRNYGKSPALYCGFEQAQGDVVITMDADLQDSPDEIPELYRMITEDGYDLVSGWKQKRYDPLSKTIPTKLFNATARKVSGIKNLHDFNCGLKAYRKDVIKNIEVYGEMHRYIPYLAKNAGFKKIGEKVVRHQARKFGKTKFGGWNRFFNGYLDLISLWFLSTFGIKPMHFFGILGSLMFFVGFVAVIIVGASKLYYMNQGMPYRLVTDSPYFYLSLTSMIIGTQLFVAGFLGELISRNAPERNKYQIEKMI
- a CDS encoding DUF6452 family protein — its product is MKTLVRFIMFGAVLFPVFSIVISCSEEADCSMTTRTMMQCYLYTLDPDTKVVSNDTLDSLTVTAFGTDSVIINNQKKVHDLSLPLRYTADSTVLVFHYSKTLTDTLVIHQTNTPYFLSMDCGYQMKQAITDVRYSRHSLDSIRVANKEAGIYGAENLKLFY
- a CDS encoding DMT family protein encodes the protein MKAFYTILLLIVSNVFMTFAWYGHLKLQEMKVISNWPLYAVILFSWMIALAEYSFQIPANRIGFIGNGGPFSLMQLKVIQEVVTLIIFTIFTTVLFKGESLHWNHFAAFVCLVLAVYFVFYK
- a CDS encoding FAD:protein FMN transferase, with the translated sequence MEKKAQRNFLWVALLALGTIGILARHNRAVPYQTVSGLIFGTVYNITYQYDSNLKAEIEAELKRFDGSLSPFNDTATITRINRNEEIIPDTFFTNVFRRSMEISRETQGAFDITVAPLANAWGFGFKKGAFPDSAMIDSLLDITGYPKVSLSADGKVIKQDSRIMLSCSAVAKGYAVDVIAQLLEKKGIGNFMVDIGGEVVVRGENPKKSLWRIGINKPIDDSLAVNQELQTILQVTDVGIATSGNYRNYYYKDGKKYAHTIDPRTGYPVQHSILSATVIACDCMSADAYATAFMVMGLEEAERFADSHPDLDACFIYADEKGELRMFYTKGMDKYMTVK
- the floA gene encoding flotillin-like protein FloA (flotillin-like protein involved in membrane lipid rafts), whose amino-acid sequence is MDPSTMYLTAFTIIGGIIFLVLFFHYVPFFLWLSAKVSGVNISLVQLFLMRIRNVPPYIIVPGLIEAHKAGLSNITRDELEAHYLAGGHVEKVVHALVSASKANIELPFQMATAIDLAGRDVFEAVQMSVNPKVIDTPPVTAVAKDGIQLIAKARVTVRANIRQLVGGAGEDTILARVGEGIVSSIGSSENHKSVLENPDSISKLVLRKGLDAGTAFEILSIDIADIDIGKNIGAALQIDQANADKNIAQAKAEERRAMAVASEQEMKAKAQEARAKVIEAEAEVPKAMAEAFRSGNLGIMDYYRMKNIEADTSMRENIAKPVTGTSNQPLSK
- a CDS encoding DUF6048 family protein, with amino-acid sequence MEQKILNYSISLAFCLLLSLPLQAQNSDISAPPANTPPKKEKKEAKEEVHYPLYNGISVSVDLWGPGSKLFGSDFFSSEVAVDVNLKNRFFPIVELGYGNTDTWSDKGIHYKTGAPYFRIGMDYNALYNKKHGHMILVGLRYAATSFKYDVEALGINDPEYGGSLGNPNLIDGIWGNSLPFNYKGMKGSMQWAEFCVGIRAHVWKDLYMGWALRFKFRMSSSVAEHGDPWYVPGYGKYNGNTTGVTYTITYKLPF